One segment of Nakamurella flava DNA contains the following:
- a CDS encoding FadR/GntR family transcriptional regulator — protein MTTDLPPFVHRNRSVSAAVAAHFEKLIATGELAPGARLPAERDLAASMSISRASLREAMHELENKQLIERRPGRGTIVTPRSSAELELLALSDGTTEADNAAELRYLVEPSVAGLAATRATAANLIQLREVLDQTQPGLKPQRSLELDIEFHLLVAQAARNPLITTLHTMTTEWTMEVRRHSHATERARRQSRDGHRAILDAIESHDAEAARAAMARHLDDVRGLIAQRNQGAE, from the coding sequence ATGACCACCGACCTGCCGCCGTTCGTGCACCGCAACCGCTCGGTGTCGGCGGCGGTGGCCGCCCATTTCGAGAAGCTCATCGCCACCGGTGAACTCGCCCCCGGGGCGCGCCTGCCGGCCGAACGCGACCTCGCGGCGTCGATGTCGATCTCCCGGGCGTCGCTGCGGGAGGCGATGCACGAGCTGGAGAACAAGCAGCTCATCGAACGGCGTCCCGGGCGGGGCACCATCGTGACCCCGCGGTCGTCGGCGGAACTGGAGCTGCTGGCACTGTCCGACGGCACTACCGAGGCCGACAACGCCGCCGAGCTGCGGTATCTGGTGGAGCCGTCGGTGGCCGGTCTGGCCGCCACCCGGGCCACGGCGGCCAACCTCATCCAACTGCGCGAGGTCCTCGACCAGACCCAGCCCGGGCTCAAGCCGCAGCGGTCGCTCGAGTTGGACATCGAGTTCCACCTGCTGGTGGCCCAGGCCGCCCGCAACCCGCTGATCACCACCCTGCACACCATGACGACCGAATGGACGATGGAGGTCCGCCGGCACTCGCATGCCACCGAGCGGGCCCGTCGGCAGTCCCGGGACGGGCACCGCGCCATCCTGGACGCCATCGAGTCGCATGACGCCGAGGCGGCCCGGGCCGCGATGGCACGCCATCTGGACGACGTCCGTGGCCTCATCGCGCAGCGGAATCAGGGCGCGGAGTGA
- a CDS encoding amino acid ABC transporter permease/ATP-binding protein, whose product MSEFLHYLTAPYLWQGLLITLQLTAIGFVGGLLGGVLLAAMLLSRFRPLAIVARIWTTLYRGTPLILQLVFVFTVLPHAGVVLSPLLAGGVALALNEASFFAEIIRSAVREVDPGQKAAGRALGLTPAALMRRIIAPQALRASIPALGNEAVATMKNSALASIIAVPELTLRTQQLASATFDYFSIYFATAVMYLVLTGALTGVQMLIERWATPGEPGKASFWSRPWRKPLPLAGSEPVATQDDDAEDPVPTPAAAKAGGPTSATGAPLSRTQADPPPRRFGDAVIEARDLHKSYGTTPVLRGVDLDVRQGEVVALLGPSGSGKSTLLRTLNHLEGLNGGSVLIDGEPIGYDLRGAELSERTIARQRVSSGVGMVFQQFNLFTHLTVRENVAGPLRWVHGVGKAEADTRADELLAMVGLSDRADARPRQLSGGQQQRVGIARALAGNPRVLLLDEPTSALDPERVAEVLAVIRRLATESGLTMVIATHQLRFAREVADRVAFLRDGVIVEQGPAAQIFDAPEQPATRRFMRSMAVAEV is encoded by the coding sequence ATGTCGGAATTCCTGCACTACCTGACCGCGCCGTATCTCTGGCAGGGCCTGCTCATCACCCTGCAGCTCACCGCGATCGGCTTCGTCGGCGGGCTGCTCGGCGGCGTCCTGCTGGCCGCGATGCTGCTGTCGCGGTTCCGTCCGCTGGCCATCGTCGCCCGCATCTGGACCACGCTTTACCGGGGGACGCCGCTGATCCTGCAGCTGGTCTTCGTCTTCACGGTGCTCCCGCACGCCGGGGTTGTGCTGAGCCCGCTGCTGGCCGGCGGCGTCGCCCTCGCCCTCAACGAGGCCAGCTTCTTCGCCGAGATCATCCGCTCCGCCGTCCGCGAGGTGGACCCGGGGCAGAAGGCCGCCGGCCGCGCCCTGGGCCTGACCCCAGCGGCTCTGATGCGGCGGATCATCGCGCCGCAGGCCCTGCGGGCCAGCATCCCCGCCCTGGGCAACGAGGCCGTGGCGACCATGAAGAATTCCGCCCTGGCGTCGATCATCGCCGTCCCCGAGCTGACGCTGCGCACCCAGCAGCTGGCCTCGGCCACCTTCGACTACTTCTCGATCTACTTCGCCACCGCCGTCATGTACCTGGTGCTGACCGGGGCCCTGACCGGCGTCCAGATGCTCATCGAGCGGTGGGCCACTCCGGGCGAACCGGGCAAGGCCTCCTTCTGGTCCCGGCCGTGGCGAAAGCCGTTGCCGCTGGCCGGTTCCGAACCCGTCGCCACCCAGGACGACGACGCCGAGGACCCCGTCCCGACCCCTGCGGCCGCGAAGGCCGGCGGGCCGACCAGCGCCACCGGCGCCCCACTGTCCCGCACGCAGGCCGACCCACCGCCCCGCCGCTTCGGTGACGCCGTCATCGAGGCCCGCGACCTGCACAAGTCCTACGGCACCACCCCGGTGCTGCGCGGGGTTGACCTGGACGTGCGGCAGGGCGAGGTCGTGGCCCTGCTCGGTCCGAGCGGCTCGGGGAAGAGCACCCTGCTGCGGACCCTCAACCACCTCGAGGGGCTGAACGGCGGCTCGGTCCTCATCGACGGCGAGCCCATCGGCTACGACCTGCGCGGTGCCGAACTGTCCGAGCGGACCATCGCTCGCCAGCGGGTCAGCTCCGGGGTCGGCATGGTGTTCCAGCAGTTCAACCTGTTCACCCACCTCACCGTCCGGGAGAACGTCGCCGGCCCGCTGCGCTGGGTGCACGGCGTCGGCAAGGCCGAGGCCGACACCCGGGCCGACGAGCTGCTGGCCATGGTCGGCCTGTCCGACCGGGCCGACGCCCGTCCCCGGCAACTGTCCGGCGGTCAGCAGCAACGGGTCGGCATCGCCCGCGCCCTGGCCGGCAACCCGCGGGTCCTGCTGCTCGACGAACCCACCAGCGCCCTGGACCCGGAACGGGTCGCCGAGGTGTTGGCCGTCATCCGGCGGCTGGCCACCGAATCCGGTCTGACCATGGTGATCGCCACCCACCAGCTGCGGTTCGCCCGCGAGGTCGCCGACCGGGTCGCGTTCCTCCGCGACGGCGTCATCGTCGAACAGGGGCCCGCCGCCCAGATCTTCGACGCCCCCGAACAACCGGCCACCCGACGGTTCATGCGCAGCATGGCGGTGGCCGAGGTATGA
- a CDS encoding RidA family protein, with protein sequence MSTHLEETAVSTAVERLTFTGRPGVPTQVGPFCHATRWGGLLMLTGQMPTDPDTGALVPGGLIPETRQVLRNLQAVVREAGARWDDILMVRVYLTDFDDFDAFNAEYRQWFPAGLPARTCVGVTGLAVGACVEIDLVVADTAGSAPASTTLSTPAPAAAPSDGATR encoded by the coding sequence ATGAGCACCCACCTCGAGGAGACCGCCGTGTCCACCGCTGTCGAACGCCTGACCTTCACCGGACGCCCGGGTGTGCCGACCCAGGTCGGCCCGTTCTGCCACGCCACCCGCTGGGGCGGCCTGCTGATGCTCACCGGGCAGATGCCGACCGACCCCGACACCGGCGCACTGGTGCCCGGGGGGCTCATCCCCGAGACCCGCCAGGTGCTGCGCAACCTGCAGGCCGTCGTCCGCGAAGCCGGCGCCCGGTGGGACGACATCCTCATGGTCCGCGTCTATCTCACCGACTTCGACGATTTCGACGCCTTCAACGCCGAGTACCGCCAGTGGTTCCCCGCCGGGCTGCCCGCCCGGACCTGCGTCGGCGTCACCGGTCTCGCCGTCGGCGCCTGCGTCGAGATCGACCTGGTGGTCGCCGACACCGCCGGCAGTGCGCCCGCGAGCACCACCTTGTCCACCCCCGCCCCCGCTGCCGCCCCGTCCGATGGAGCAACCCGATGA
- a CDS encoding YoaK family protein codes for MNALARHSRAHTVALLLLTAGTGVIDAVSYLSLDKVFTGNMTGNVLFLGFAAAGTGGIPLLNNAVALAGFLVGAVIGGRVVGRGHADKVPLRTVWTLTVNATVALLLTLYWAVSGLTDHVEMFTVTGLLAMAMGSQVAAVKPIGNADITTVVVTSTLGNLARDSRLAGAPKGANKGWRHRLSAVVVMGVAAGLGALTIRLGGTHGGWLGLLLGALAMTSAAVVLAVSRRRAAAPVSTDQARTASAG; via the coding sequence ATGAACGCCCTCGCCCGTCACAGCCGGGCCCACACCGTGGCCCTGTTGCTGCTCACCGCAGGAACGGGGGTCATCGACGCGGTCAGCTACCTGAGCCTGGACAAGGTCTTCACCGGCAACATGACCGGCAACGTGCTGTTCCTGGGGTTCGCGGCTGCCGGCACCGGCGGGATCCCGCTGCTCAACAACGCGGTGGCCCTGGCCGGTTTCCTCGTCGGCGCGGTCATCGGCGGTCGCGTCGTCGGTCGCGGGCACGCCGACAAGGTGCCGCTGCGGACGGTATGGACGCTGACGGTCAACGCCACGGTCGCCCTGCTGCTCACCCTCTACTGGGCGGTCAGCGGACTGACCGACCACGTCGAGATGTTCACCGTCACCGGGCTTCTCGCGATGGCCATGGGTAGCCAGGTGGCGGCGGTCAAACCGATCGGCAACGCCGACATCACCACCGTCGTAGTCACCAGCACCCTGGGCAACCTGGCTCGCGACAGTCGGCTGGCCGGCGCCCCCAAGGGCGCCAACAAGGGTTGGCGGCACCGGCTCTCCGCGGTCGTCGTGATGGGCGTGGCCGCCGGTCTGGGGGCGCTGACCATCAGGCTGGGCGGCACCCACGGCGGGTGGCTCGGCCTGCTGTTGGGCGCGCTGGCGATGACGTCGGCCGCGGTGGTGCTGGCCGTCAGCCGCCGTCGCGCCGCCGCCCCGGTGTCGACGGACCAGGCGCGCACGGCGTCGGCCGGCTGA
- a CDS encoding acetamidase/formamidase family protein yields the protein MTSLPILQPHEGPIAGQHYLPSRAEEVRWGWLPNRGAAPVLAVGDGQTVTIDTVSHEGLLDDQGRDPKAYLAQFGVGEVLRDAVDIAAGDIPNTEADGPHVVTGPIAVQGARPGDLLAVDILDLAYRVPYGFISNRHGFGALAGEFPEDPHSTATRSQDTIVTGGTVSHFATVHPGAGPAGRDIATIDAGGGRPARFPLAPFLGLMGVAADTDDSVHSVPPGLFGGNIDVKHAVAGTTLYLPVQVDGGLFYTGDPHFAQGNGEVALTALEASLRATVRLRVIPAAAIPATVGGAIGPVVETDTHWIPTGLDVDLDEAMRRAVRHAVAFLHEKFEVPRSVALAYLSAAGDFEVSQVVDAVKGVHCMIAKADWVAWA from the coding sequence ATGACCAGCCTGCCGATCCTGCAACCCCACGAAGGCCCCATCGCCGGGCAGCACTACCTGCCGTCCCGGGCCGAGGAGGTCCGCTGGGGGTGGCTGCCGAACCGTGGCGCCGCACCCGTTCTCGCCGTGGGTGACGGACAGACGGTCACCATCGACACCGTCAGCCACGAGGGGCTGCTCGACGACCAGGGCCGCGACCCCAAGGCCTACCTGGCCCAGTTCGGGGTGGGCGAGGTGCTCCGCGATGCGGTCGACATCGCCGCCGGCGACATCCCCAACACCGAGGCCGACGGTCCGCACGTCGTCACTGGGCCGATCGCCGTGCAGGGCGCGCGTCCCGGCGACCTGCTGGCCGTCGACATCCTCGACCTGGCCTACCGGGTCCCCTACGGCTTCATCTCCAACCGGCACGGCTTCGGCGCACTGGCCGGGGAGTTCCCCGAGGACCCGCACTCGACCGCGACGCGGAGCCAGGACACCATCGTCACCGGCGGCACGGTCAGCCACTTCGCCACCGTGCACCCCGGTGCCGGACCGGCCGGCCGGGACATCGCCACCATCGACGCCGGCGGAGGGCGCCCCGCGCGCTTCCCGCTCGCCCCGTTCCTCGGATTGATGGGCGTCGCCGCCGACACCGACGATTCCGTCCACTCCGTCCCGCCGGGCCTGTTCGGCGGCAACATCGACGTCAAGCACGCCGTCGCCGGCACCACCCTGTACCTGCCCGTCCAGGTCGATGGTGGGCTGTTCTACACCGGCGACCCGCACTTCGCCCAGGGCAACGGCGAGGTCGCGCTGACCGCCCTCGAGGCCAGCCTGCGGGCCACCGTCCGGCTGCGGGTCATCCCCGCCGCCGCCATCCCGGCCACGGTCGGTGGCGCGATCGGCCCCGTCGTCGAGACCGACACCCACTGGATCCCCACCGGTCTGGACGTCGACCTCGACGAGGCCATGCGGCGGGCCGTCCGGCACGCCGTCGCGTTCCTGCACGAGAAGTTCGAGGTGCCCCGCTCGGTCGCCCTGGCTTACCTGTCCGCCGCCGGCGACTTCGAGGTCAGTCAGGTCGTGGACGCCGTCAAGGGCGTGCACTGCATGATCGCCAAGGCCGACTGGGTCGCCTGGGCCTGA
- a CDS encoding ABC transporter substrate-binding protein, protein MLRTTGRLLTAGLLAGSVALLGACSSGSTTGSAGSSAAGSGSGSPAAASGEYAAVADSAACKDLRAQHPDLVGTTQINALNPYTPGYETVDPENPDQYQGFDIDLGNAIGACLGFTVGYVPVGFSELIPTVASGRANWILSNLYATKERAAGGVDFVYYSKVYDGILVAKDNPKGITGIDTSLCGLTVALNKGYVEVPLVEAVGPDCEAAGKPAPTVSLFDSSSDSVQAILAGRADAYMNDINTVDRFIAEHPDDLSSAQTVMLDYKIGIGVPTGKTAFRDAVVGAVKQIQDSGLQAELATKWQLNANAVAAPEVLTASGS, encoded by the coding sequence ATGTTGCGCACCACTGGACGCCTGCTGACCGCCGGCCTGCTGGCCGGATCCGTCGCCCTGCTCGGCGCCTGCTCCTCCGGTTCGACCACGGGGTCGGCCGGGTCCTCCGCCGCCGGCTCGGGCAGCGGTTCTCCCGCGGCCGCCTCCGGCGAGTACGCCGCCGTCGCCGATTCGGCCGCCTGCAAGGACCTCCGCGCCCAGCACCCCGACCTCGTCGGCACCACCCAGATCAATGCCCTCAACCCCTACACCCCGGGTTACGAGACGGTCGACCCCGAGAACCCCGACCAGTACCAGGGTTTCGACATCGACCTGGGTAACGCCATCGGCGCGTGCCTGGGCTTCACGGTCGGGTACGTGCCCGTCGGGTTCTCCGAGCTGATCCCGACCGTGGCCAGCGGCCGGGCCAACTGGATTCTGTCCAACCTGTATGCCACCAAGGAACGCGCCGCCGGCGGGGTCGACTTCGTCTACTACTCCAAGGTCTACGACGGCATCCTGGTCGCCAAGGACAACCCCAAGGGCATCACCGGCATCGACACCTCGCTGTGCGGGCTGACTGTCGCTCTGAACAAGGGCTACGTCGAGGTGCCGCTGGTCGAGGCCGTCGGCCCCGACTGCGAGGCTGCGGGTAAGCCCGCCCCCACCGTCAGCCTGTTCGACTCCAGCTCCGACTCGGTGCAGGCCATCCTGGCCGGCCGGGCCGACGCCTACATGAACGACATCAACACCGTCGACCGCTTCATCGCCGAACACCCGGACGACCTGTCCTCGGCCCAGACGGTGATGCTCGACTACAAGATCGGCATCGGCGTCCCCACCGGCAAGACCGCCTTCCGCGACGCGGTCGTCGGCGCCGTGAAGCAGATCCAGGACAGCGGTCTGCAGGCCGAGCTGGCCACCAAGTGGCAGCTGAACGCCAACGCCGTCGCCGCCCCCGAGGTCCTCACCGCCAGCGGTAGCTGA
- a CDS encoding N-acetylmuramoyl-L-alanine amidase, giving the protein MRSTLRARVRLAGAGLALAVLAACAAPTAQTAPPPSGSAAPISSSSTAPTGPTVTVPQLSDTPASSPAPSSPESSTSAPATTEPAPATSEPVDATDNPADDATPTAPAPSTAAPAPAPAGQTTARPAPSGGKTVVIDPGHNGANGANPDIINQQVDAGFGQTKNCNTTGTSTNDGYTEHAFNWGVAQALRDELEAAGVTVVMTRDSDTGVGPCVNQRANIGNQAGADAVISLHGDGADASGRGFYVLTAERAPGSAETAGRSATLAADVRDGLVSAGLSTSNYLGSDGLWQRSDLAGLNLSLQPTVLIEFGNMRNSADAALMSSAAGQQQYASGVAKGVLAFLG; this is encoded by the coding sequence ATGCGTTCGACCCTGCGCGCCCGTGTCCGCCTGGCCGGGGCCGGCCTGGCCCTGGCGGTCCTCGCCGCGTGCGCCGCACCCACCGCCCAGACGGCCCCACCGCCCTCAGGGTCGGCCGCACCGATCTCGAGCAGCAGCACCGCCCCGACCGGTCCCACCGTGACGGTCCCGCAGCTGTCGGACACCCCGGCGTCGAGCCCGGCCCCCAGCTCACCGGAATCGTCGACCTCCGCTCCGGCGACGACCGAGCCGGCGCCCGCGACCAGCGAACCGGTCGACGCCACCGACAACCCCGCCGACGACGCCACCCCGACCGCTCCGGCCCCGTCCACTGCGGCCCCGGCCCCTGCTCCCGCGGGGCAGACCACCGCCCGGCCGGCCCCGTCCGGCGGGAAGACCGTCGTCATCGACCCGGGCCACAACGGGGCGAACGGGGCGAACCCGGACATCATCAACCAGCAGGTCGATGCCGGGTTCGGGCAGACGAAGAACTGCAACACCACCGGCACCTCGACCAACGACGGTTATACCGAGCACGCGTTCAACTGGGGTGTCGCGCAGGCCCTGCGCGACGAGCTCGAGGCCGCCGGGGTCACCGTGGTCATGACCCGGGACAGCGACACCGGGGTCGGGCCGTGCGTCAACCAACGGGCCAACATCGGCAACCAGGCCGGTGCCGACGCGGTGATCTCGCTGCACGGCGACGGGGCCGACGCCTCCGGACGGGGCTTCTACGTGCTGACTGCCGAACGGGCCCCGGGCAGCGCCGAGACGGCCGGCCGATCGGCGACCCTGGCCGCCGACGTCCGCGACGGGCTGGTCTCGGCGGGCCTGTCGACGTCGAACTACCTGGGCAGCGACGGACTCTGGCAGCGCAGCGACCTGGCCGGCCTGAACCTGTCCCTGCAGCCGACCGTTCTCATCGAGTTCGGCAACATGCGCAACAGCGCCGACGCCGCACTGATGTCGTCGGCCGCCGGGCAGCAGCAGTACGCCTCCGGTGTCGCGAAGGGCGTCCTGGCCTTCCTGGGCTGA
- a CDS encoding alpha/beta fold hydrolase — translation MSAQPPSARYADTPTRTVDAGGISYAYRALGPTGEVPVVFLVHLAANLDNWDPAVIDAVARKRHVITVDTRGVGATTGRVPGTVEEMADDAATFIRALGHDEVDVVGLSLGGMVAQALALTHPTVIRRLVLAGTGPRGGAGIDKVARVTFLDMLRAAVTRSDPKEFLFFHRDPAGRQAARAFLGRLGQRTENRDRAVSVAAFLTQLAAVRRWGRGTSVDLTRLRQPTMIVNGDDDRMVPTALSHDLHRRIPGSALLIYPHSGHTAMFQFPQRFAADLEEFLG, via the coding sequence ATGAGCGCTCAGCCCCCTTCCGCCCGGTACGCCGACACCCCGACCCGCACCGTCGACGCCGGCGGGATCAGCTACGCCTACCGCGCTCTCGGACCGACCGGCGAAGTCCCCGTCGTCTTCCTCGTGCACCTCGCCGCGAACCTGGACAACTGGGATCCGGCCGTGATCGACGCGGTCGCCAGGAAGCGCCACGTCATCACCGTCGACACCCGAGGCGTCGGCGCGACCACCGGTCGGGTACCCGGCACCGTCGAGGAGATGGCCGACGACGCCGCCACTTTCATCCGGGCCCTGGGCCACGACGAGGTCGACGTGGTCGGGCTGTCCCTGGGTGGCATGGTCGCCCAGGCACTCGCCCTCACCCATCCGACGGTGATCCGTCGTCTGGTGCTGGCCGGGACCGGGCCCCGTGGCGGAGCCGGGATCGACAAGGTCGCGCGGGTCACCTTTCTCGACATGCTGCGGGCCGCAGTGACCCGATCGGACCCGAAGGAGTTCCTCTTCTTCCACCGCGACCCCGCCGGCCGACAGGCGGCCCGGGCATTCCTCGGACGGCTCGGCCAGCGCACCGAGAACCGTGACCGCGCCGTCTCGGTCGCGGCGTTCCTCACCCAGCTCGCCGCGGTCCGCCGGTGGGGCCGTGGCACGTCCGTCGACCTGACCCGGCTGCGCCAGCCGACGATGATCGTCAACGGCGACGACGACCGGATGGTCCCCACCGCGCTGTCCCACGATCTGCACCGGCGGATCCCCGGCTCCGCGCTGTTGATCTATCCCCATTCCGGCCACACCGCGATGTTCCAGTTCCCGCAACGGTTCGCCGCGGATCTCGAGGAATTCCTGGGGTGA
- the recR gene encoding recombination mediator RecR — MYEGPVQDLIDELGRLPGIGPKSAQRIAFHILVTEADDITRLQNALQRVKDDVRFCEVCGNVAADTRCRICADPRREEAVICVVEESKDVAAIERTREFRGRYHVLGGAISPIDGIGPDQLRIAPLLTRIAEPGVREVILATDPNLEGEATATYLTRLLRSFPDLSVTRLASGLPVGGDLEYADEVTLGRAFSGRRSVDA; from the coding sequence GTGTACGAGGGCCCGGTCCAGGACCTGATCGACGAGCTCGGCCGGTTGCCCGGCATCGGGCCGAAGTCCGCTCAGCGCATCGCCTTTCACATCCTCGTGACGGAGGCTGACGACATCACCCGGCTGCAGAACGCCCTGCAGCGGGTGAAGGACGACGTGCGGTTCTGCGAGGTGTGCGGGAACGTCGCCGCGGACACCCGCTGCCGCATCTGTGCCGACCCGCGGCGCGAGGAGGCGGTGATCTGTGTCGTCGAGGAGTCCAAGGACGTCGCCGCCATCGAACGCACCCGGGAGTTCCGGGGGCGCTACCACGTGCTCGGCGGGGCGATCTCGCCGATCGACGGCATCGGCCCCGACCAGTTGCGCATCGCTCCGCTGCTGACCCGGATCGCCGAACCGGGCGTCCGGGAGGTCATCCTGGCCACCGACCCCAACCTCGAAGGCGAGGCGACGGCGACCTATCTGACCCGGCTCCTGCGGAGCTTCCCCGATCTGTCGGTGACCCGGCTGGCCAGTGGTCTTCCGGTCGGCGGCGACCTGGAGTACGCCGACGAGGTCACCCTGGGGCGGGCGTTCTCCGGGCGTCGTTCGGTGGATGCCTGA
- a CDS encoding YbaB/EbfC family nucleoid-associated protein, with translation MPNLQNIILQAQQMQNEMQRAQESLADAEVTGTAGGGLVTAVVAGAGDLKSLRIDPSVVDPSDVTMLEDLILAAVADARRQAEELASSTMNSVAGGLAGSLDLSSLGLPGLGGMPGFGPPAPLGGPGDEYSDDDYDDEYGDELEDDELDEDELDEDEVVPSSDTDGPADGRTDGRTGA, from the coding sequence ATGCCCAATCTGCAGAACATCATCCTGCAGGCCCAGCAGATGCAGAACGAGATGCAGCGGGCCCAGGAGTCGCTGGCCGACGCCGAGGTCACCGGCACCGCGGGGGGTGGTCTGGTCACGGCCGTGGTGGCCGGGGCGGGTGACCTGAAGTCGCTCCGGATCGATCCGTCCGTCGTCGACCCGTCGGACGTGACCATGCTCGAGGACCTCATCCTCGCCGCGGTGGCCGATGCCCGTCGGCAGGCGGAGGAACTGGCCAGCTCGACGATGAACTCGGTCGCCGGCGGGCTGGCCGGTTCGTTGGACCTGTCGTCGCTGGGTCTGCCCGGCCTCGGCGGGATGCCCGGCTTCGGGCCGCCCGCGCCGTTGGGCGGCCCCGGTGACGAGTACTCCGACGACGACTACGACGACGAGTACGGCGATGAACTCGAAGACGACGAGCTGGACGAGGACGAGCTGGACGAGGACGAGGTCGTGCCCTCCTCGGACACCGACGGCCCGGCCGACGGTCGGACCGATGGCCGGACGGGTGCCTGA
- a CDS encoding threonine/serine exporter family protein has protein sequence MSTGWVQRWGEQLRSTVRALEPDDTQPLPRLAPEPPPVDPVLVELLRALATALANSAESADQTTDRLRDVAAAYDADVSALVMPTGVIFRIGSSEVDLVTVSPRPLRLDQVAEVDNLVTVLTRAGVSPAEGLRRLGDILSRPPRFHGPTTFGGSLLLSLGFGLLINPDIKALPWYLALGGLVGGLRMLANRWATLSVALPVLAAFVVSALTVLVVVPITGDDAIRLLAPPLVAFLPGATLTIATIELANNQIVSGASRLVWGLSQLLLLVFGVLAGLSVADYRPAGPDVSQLGAWAPWVGVLVVGVGYLLFSSAPPGSLVFILAALTAAYAAQTVGAFVLTAQFSGFAGGLVIAPLTRLLAWFPKAPSSTVMLLPAFWLLVPGALGLRSFSQAAVGLGADGLLTTGLSIIAVALGVLVGTSLTRDVLAVSRTFQRPG, from the coding sequence GTGTCGACGGGCTGGGTGCAACGGTGGGGTGAGCAGCTGCGCTCCACCGTGCGGGCCCTCGAGCCGGACGACACGCAGCCCCTGCCCCGGTTGGCCCCCGAGCCGCCGCCGGTCGACCCGGTGCTGGTGGAGCTGCTGCGGGCGTTGGCGACGGCCCTGGCCAACAGCGCCGAATCGGCCGACCAGACCACCGACCGGCTGCGGGACGTCGCCGCCGCCTACGACGCGGACGTCTCCGCCCTCGTCATGCCGACGGGGGTCATCTTCCGGATCGGCAGTTCCGAGGTCGACCTGGTGACGGTGTCGCCGCGACCGCTGCGGCTGGACCAGGTCGCCGAAGTCGACAACCTGGTGACGGTGCTGACCCGGGCCGGAGTGAGCCCGGCGGAGGGGCTCCGCCGGCTGGGTGACATCCTGTCCCGGCCACCCCGTTTCCACGGCCCGACGACGTTCGGCGGGTCCCTGCTGCTGTCGCTCGGGTTCGGTCTGCTGATCAACCCGGACATCAAGGCCCTGCCCTGGTACCTGGCGCTGGGGGGCCTGGTTGGCGGTCTGCGGATGCTGGCCAACCGGTGGGCGACCCTGTCGGTGGCGCTGCCGGTGCTCGCTGCGTTCGTCGTCTCGGCCCTCACCGTCCTCGTCGTGGTGCCGATCACCGGGGACGACGCGATCCGGCTGCTGGCGCCACCGCTGGTCGCCTTCCTGCCCGGCGCGACCCTGACGATCGCGACCATCGAGCTGGCAAACAACCAGATCGTCTCCGGGGCCAGCCGGCTGGTGTGGGGGTTGTCCCAGCTGCTGCTGCTGGTTTTCGGGGTGCTGGCCGGGTTGAGCGTCGCCGACTACCGCCCGGCCGGCCCCGACGTCTCCCAGCTCGGGGCGTGGGCCCCGTGGGTGGGAGTGCTGGTGGTGGGGGTCGGCTACCTGCTGTTCTCCAGCGCGCCGCCGGGGTCCCTGGTGTTCATCCTGGCGGCGCTGACCGCGGCGTACGCGGCCCAGACCGTCGGGGCGTTCGTGCTCACCGCCCAGTTCTCCGGCTTCGCCGGCGGGCTGGTGATCGCTCCGCTGACCCGGTTGCTGGCCTGGTTCCCGAAGGCCCCGTCCAGCACGGTCATGCTGCTCCCGGCGTTCTGGCTGCTCGTCCCGGGTGCCCTCGGTCTGCGCAGCTTCTCCCAGGCGGCGGTCGGGCTGGGTGCCGACGGTCTGCTGACCACCGGGTTGTCGATCATCGCCGTGGCCCTGGGGGTGCTGGTCGGGACGTCGCTGACCCGGGATGTGCTGGCGGTCAGCCGGACCTTCCAACGGCCGGGCTGA
- a CDS encoding uridine kinase family protein: MPDLSPAARRRACDLLLSRPPGLGPVRLGVVDGPSGSGKTTFAAAWARELRGRGAGTVEVFGSDLLATWDDPFDWWPAFAARVLDPLSRGEPGRVQVMDWTGGTPHPGPWRTVPVPSVLILEGVSTGRRAVARFDPVLVWVEVPDRAERLDRAVARDGEHTRPDFRRWQQAEDAFFAADRTRERAAVVLCPGG, translated from the coding sequence ATGCCTGATCTGAGCCCGGCCGCCCGCCGCCGCGCCTGCGACCTGCTGCTGTCCCGGCCGCCCGGCCTGGGGCCGGTGCGGCTGGGTGTGGTCGACGGCCCGTCCGGTTCGGGGAAGACGACCTTCGCCGCCGCCTGGGCCCGGGAGCTGCGCGGTCGGGGCGCCGGGACGGTGGAGGTCTTCGGTTCCGACCTGCTGGCGACGTGGGACGACCCGTTCGACTGGTGGCCGGCCTTCGCGGCCCGGGTGCTCGACCCGCTCTCCCGAGGTGAACCCGGTCGGGTCCAGGTCATGGACTGGACCGGCGGGACGCCCCACCCCGGGCCGTGGCGCACGGTGCCCGTGCCGTCGGTGCTGATCCTGGAAGGGGTGTCGACCGGCCGCCGGGCAGTGGCGCGGTTCGACCCGGTCCTGGTGTGGGTCGAGGTGCCCGACCGCGCCGAGCGGCTGGACCGTGCGGTGGCGCGCGACGGTGAGCACACCCGGCCCGACTTCCGTCGGTGGCAGCAGGCCGAGGACGCGTTCTTCGCCGCGGACCGGACCAGGGAGCGGGCCGCCGTCGTCCTGTGCCCCGGAGGCTGA